The following proteins are encoded in a genomic region of Drosophila miranda strain MSH22 chromosome 4, D.miranda_PacBio2.1, whole genome shotgun sequence:
- the LOC108162146 gene encoding uncharacterized protein LOC108162146, with translation MVMLNPIEIVCFYVVQPILDYLTYLMLEVHYVAYLAGLAVIGIALGLVFSIISVIWYKSTRKDQPGQSIVAVEPVHSPEGPPKKKDEKQD, from the coding sequence ATGGTTATGCTAAATCCCATTGAAATCGTCTGCTTCTATGTGGTGCAGCCCATCCTTGACTATCTGACGTATCTGATGCTGGAGGTGCACTATGTGGCCTATCTGGCCGGCCTGGCAGTCATCGGGATCGCCTTGGGACTCGTCTTCAGCATCATATCGGTGATCTGGTACAAGAGCACACGGAAGGATCAGCCCGGGCAGTCAATCGTTGCTGTGGAGCCTGTTCACAGCCCTGAAGGTCCTCCCAAGAAGAAGGACGAGAAGCAGGACTAG